CAAAGCGGGTGCAGAGGCAAAGGCTCGCCGGAGGTTGACCGTGCTTTCACCCGCTTGGGCAGAACGGTAAAGGCGCACCTTACACCGGTAAAGCCGCCGTTCTTGGAAAAGCTTCGAAACTCGATCGCGCATTCCTCAGCGCCGGGCAGCTCATAGATCGAGTGAGGAATGGCCGGGTCCGTGATGTAAGCCTCATAGGCGGCGTCAAAAAGGATCACCGCGCCATGCCGGAGGGCGAATTCGACCCAGCCGCGGAGCTCTTCACGCGTCGCCACCGCGCCGGTCGGGTTATTGGGGTAGCAAAGGTAGATCACGTCGACCGGCTGTGACGGCAGCTTCGGCACAAAATTGTTGGTTTCGTTACACGGAAGATAAATCAAACCCTCGTAAGACCCATCCTTTTGCGCCTCTCCCGTATGACCGGCCATCACGTTCGTATCGACGTAAACCGGATACACCGGATCCATCACCGCGATACGATTCTGATGGCCGAGGATGTCGAGGATGTTCCCGCAGTCACACTTGGAGCCGTCAGACACAAAAATTTCGTCGTCCGCGATGTTGAGCCCGTGGCGCCGGTAATCATTTTCGGCAATGACGTGCCGGAGGAACTCGTAACCCTGTTCAGGGCCGTATCCACGAAATGTTTCGCGCCGGCCGAGTTCGTCCACCGCTCGATGCATCGCGTTACGAACCGCTTCCGGTAAGGGCTCGGTCACGTCGCCGATCCCGCAACGGATCAAACGCCGGCCGGCTTCCGGATGTTGCTCGATGAAGGTATTTACCCGGCGCGCGATCTCGGGGAAAAGGTAGCCGGCCTTGAGTTTCAGGTAGTGGTCGTTCAGGAAAGCCATAAAGGGGCCGGGCACGCCACCGCGTGCCCGGCAGGAATAAATCGCTCAATTCAGCGCCGGCGCACTCTTGCAACCACGAACCACGGCGCGTCCGGGGACGGCGCCGAGGCCGGGTTCCTTGGGCCGGCAAGTCTCAGGCGCGGAGTGCGGCCTGGTAATTCTTTTCGGCCTCGTCCCAATTCACCACGTTCCACCAAGCCTTCAGGTACTCGGGGCGCCGATTCTGGTACTTCAGGTAGTAGGCGTGTTCCCAGACGTCCACGCCGATGACAGGTTTGAGGCCCTCCATCAACGGGTTGTCCTGATTGGCCGTAGAGGTCACCTCAAGTTTGCCTTCCTTGTTCAGCACCAGCCATGCCCAACCGCTGCCAAACCGAGCGGCCCCGGCAGCATTGATTTTTTCTTTAAACGGTTCGAAACCGCCGAAAGTTGAATTGATGGCCGTCGCCAACTCGCCTTTCGGCTCACCACCGCCGTTAGGCGATAGAATTTTCCAGAACAACGAGTGGTTTGCGTGGCCGCCGGCATTGTTCCGAATCGGGGTTCGGATGTTTTCCGGAACGGCGTTCAGGTTCGAGATCAGCTCCTCAACCGGTTTGCCGGCCAGATCCGGATGATCCTTTAGCGCGTTATTCGCATTGGTGACGTAGGTCTGGTGATGCTTGTCATGATGGATTTCCATCGTTTTGGCATCAATATGCGGCTCCAAGGCGTCGAAGGGGTAAGGTAAGGGCGGTAATTCGTAAGCCATAATTCGACAATGGTTGATCTTGGAACGCGCGCCGAAAGCTCGCGACGTTCATTGGGCCAACCTAGAGCACGTCCGCCGAAAGCGTCAAACCGGCAGGAGCGGATAAAAAAGGCGGTCAAGTACGGTTGAAAAGGTCGAGTTGACCGTCGTACAGGAGTAATTCCTGGCCGGCCGGGAACGCGGGCTCATCCGGTTCCCCGGAGCCCGGCTGCCCGGCGGCCGCCGCTTGCCGCTCGAGTTGCTGGAGGCGGGTTTGCAGCAGTTCCGCCGCAGCGATGTGCATCGGCTGGCCGCAACGCGCGCTGTGTTTCCGGAGTAGTTGCAGCAGTTCTTCGTTCAGGATGATCTGAAGAAAGCTTTTGTTTTCTTCTTTAAGGCGCGCGCGGCGCCGGCGTTGCGCATCCCTTAACTGCTGCCGCCTTTTTTTTTGCTGCTGGGAGGAAGGCTGCGCCATAGAAGGAAGGGGCACCGATGATAGTGCGCGCACTTGCCGAGGTCGAGGGCGAATGGGGACGTCCGACAACGGAATCTTGCAGAAAGACCATACGGGCCGCGACCGCACCGTGTGTTTGCGGGTTGAGCACCCGAGTTATGATCATTTCCGTGTTCCCTAAGATAAATTACTATTTCTATAGGCATGCCGTTCACGACCGGCGTGTTTGCCGCCGCGTCCCCGGGAGGGCGCTCCGGTCTGAAATGCGGTCCCCGGCTGGACTTTCGCCGGTTCTTACATTACATGGCACGATTGTGTTACCACTCACGTTCTCGTCTTCACTTCCTGCCAACCGCCGCGAGGAACTGGAGGAGTTGATGTTTTTTCACCCTGAACAAGGTGAACACACGGCCAGCATCAACGCTTCAATTGAAGCGTACGGGTTCCCAAAGATCCTGCAGGAGGAGGATTCTCTGCGCATCAGCATTGCCGGCCTGGACGTCCAGACGCTATACGCCTTTGTGCCGCGCGGGTCGACCCAGGAACTAGCCGGCGTCGTGGTTTACACCCGGACATCGGACGACACGCTGGTATTGCTGCACATGGCCGTCAAACCTGAGTTCAGCTTTGCGAGCGGATACCGGAACGAGTTGGTGCTCCCGCGGATGCTTGTGCAGTTGCGGGCGATTGCCAAACGCATCAAAGGCATCAAGCGACTCTCAATTGTCTACGCGGACCACCGGGAACTGCGACCCGTAACCCAAGGCTGATGAAGCTGCAGGAGGTCGTTGCTTTCCTGGACGGTTTTCTGAACGTATCTGAAATCCAGGATTACCCGAATGCCCTTAACGGGCTGCAACTCGAGAACGATGGCCGCGTCCGGAAAGTCGGCGCAGCGGTTGACGCATCGGAGCCGGTATTGCGCGCGGCGGTCGAGGCGCAGGTCGATCTCCTGATCGTGCACCACGGTTTGTTCTGGGGGGGCCTCACCCGCGTGACCGGGCCGGTATACCGCAAATTTCATCTCGCGATCACGGCCAACCTCGCCGTTTACAGTGCGCACCTGCCTTTGGATCTGCATCCGGCGGTCGGCAACAACGTGCTGCTCGCCCATCGCCTGGGGCTCACGGAACTCAAGCCGTTTTTTCTCGAACGCGGCGCGTGCATCGGAGTCGCCGCAGAGGTTCGGTTGATGCGAGACGAGCTTGTCCGGAGGCTCGAGCAAACCCTCCAGCGAAAGGTTTGGATGGCCGCGGCCGGGCCGGTGGAGATTCATCGTGTGGGGATCGTCACGGGCGGGGCCGGGGCCGAGGTCGGCAAGGCGGCAGCCGAGGGCGTCGACACGTTCATCACCGGCGAGGGTCCGCACCACACGTTCGGCCTTGCCGAGGAACTGAGGGTGAACCTGATCTACGGCGGCCATTATGCGACGGAGACCTTCGGGGTCTGCGCGCTTGGGGAGATGCTTAGTCAAAAACTCGGTGTGCCCTGGGTGTTCATTGACCGGCCGTCCGGCCTGTGATCGCCATGGGCAACGTGGGTCGCTCCTTTTTCCAGACTGACCCTCTGACCTGCGCGCGGGCCTTGATCGGTTGTGATCTGGTCTGGGGTCCGACCACGGGCGTTATCGTTGAGACCGAAGCCTACG
This DNA window, taken from Verrucomicrobiota bacterium, encodes the following:
- a CDS encoding LL-diaminopimelate aminotransferase, with translation MAFLNDHYLKLKAGYLFPEIARRVNTFIEQHPEAGRRLIRCGIGDVTEPLPEAVRNAMHRAVDELGRRETFRGYGPEQGYEFLRHVIAENDYRRHGLNIADDEIFVSDGSKCDCGNILDILGHQNRIAVMDPVYPVYVDTNVMAGHTGEAQKDGSYEGLIYLPCNETNNFVPKLPSQPVDVIYLCYPNNPTGAVATREELRGWVEFALRHGAVILFDAAYEAYITDPAIPHSIYELPGAEECAIEFRSFSKNGGFTGVRCAFTVLPKRVKARSTSGEPLPLHPLWNRRFSTKFNGVSYPVQRAAEAVYSEPGRREVDALIRHYLGNAAILADTLRRTGLNVFGGTNAPYIWVKAPGTRTSWEIFDRILHELQVVITPGSGFGAQGEGYFRVSAFNSRENAEEAARRFASLTWK
- a CDS encoding superoxide dismutase encodes the protein MAYELPPLPYPFDALEPHIDAKTMEIHHDKHHQTYVTNANNALKDHPDLAGKPVEELISNLNAVPENIRTPIRNNAGGHANHSLFWKILSPNGGGEPKGELATAINSTFGGFEPFKEKINAAGAARFGSGWAWLVLNKEGKLEVTSTANQDNPLMEGLKPVIGVDVWEHAYYLKYQNRRPEYLKAWWNVVNWDEAEKNYQAALRA
- a CDS encoding Nif3-like dinuclear metal center hexameric protein; protein product: MKLQEVVAFLDGFLNVSEIQDYPNALNGLQLENDGRVRKVGAAVDASEPVLRAAVEAQVDLLIVHHGLFWGGLTRVTGPVYRKFHLAITANLAVYSAHLPLDLHPAVGNNVLLAHRLGLTELKPFFLERGACIGVAAEVRLMRDELVRRLEQTLQRKVWMAAAGPVEIHRVGIVTGGAGAEVGKAAAEGVDTFITGEGPHHTFGLAEELRVNLIYGGHYATETFGVCALGEMLSQKLGVPWVFIDRPSGL